A region from the Colwellia sp. PAMC 21821 genome encodes:
- a CDS encoding response regulator, whose protein sequence is MKILVVDDNPAILDSLSALLSAQGYFINTASHGLAASEKLQSSCYDLVIIDHLMPIMNGIQLTKHIRQHEVYADTPVIFMTTQGRKTVKHICDISLFSAIIDKPIDEQNLLKLINDLLSPNSRLQLL, encoded by the coding sequence ATGAAAATACTCGTTGTAGACGATAACCCGGCAATACTCGACAGCCTTAGTGCATTATTATCTGCTCAAGGTTACTTTATAAATACTGCAAGTCATGGCCTTGCGGCATCTGAAAAACTGCAAAGTAGTTGCTATGATTTAGTTATAATCGATCACTTAATGCCGATTATGAATGGTATTCAATTAACTAAACATATTCGTCAGCATGAAGTGTATGCAGACACGCCAGTGATATTTATGACCACACAAGGGCGTAAAACGGTTAAGCATATTTGCGATATCAGTTTGTTTTCGGCAATCATTGATAAGCCAATAGATGAGCAAAACCTGCTTAAATTGATAAATGACTTACTATCGCCAAATTCTCGCCTTCAGTTACTATAA
- a CDS encoding IS110 family transposase — MKITTIGLDIAKSIFHMFAVNKNGRFVKKKQLRRKQVLSFMATLEPCLIVMEACGSANYWARKFIELGHQVKLIAPQYVKPFVKGNKNDYNDAEGIAEAAQRPTMRFVPIKSIEQQDIQNFHRQRERIKKERKALASQVRGLLGEYGIVINKGISAIRNELPDILEDATNELTYLSREIFNELWLEFQVTEVKFKACEVRLNTMNKENEICVRLDEILGIGAITASATYAAAGDGKDFVNGRHFSAWLGLVPGQHSTGGKATLLGISKRGNSYLRTLYIHGARAVLRHSENKTDRFSLWAQALKSRRGHNKACVAVANKIARMAWVIMAKGESYRPAI; from the coding sequence ATGAAGATTACTACAATCGGTTTAGACATTGCAAAATCAATTTTTCACATGTTCGCTGTGAATAAAAATGGGCGATTTGTAAAAAAGAAACAATTAAGAAGAAAACAAGTGTTGAGTTTCATGGCAACATTAGAGCCTTGCCTAATTGTAATGGAAGCTTGTGGCAGTGCGAACTACTGGGCTAGAAAATTTATTGAATTGGGGCACCAAGTAAAACTTATTGCGCCTCAATATGTAAAACCCTTCGTTAAAGGCAATAAAAATGATTATAACGATGCCGAAGGTATTGCAGAGGCAGCGCAACGCCCGACCATGAGGTTTGTGCCAATTAAATCGATAGAACAACAAGATATTCAAAACTTCCATCGACAACGTGAACGCATAAAGAAAGAACGTAAAGCATTAGCAAGTCAGGTACGAGGCTTGTTAGGAGAATATGGCATTGTCATCAATAAAGGTATTTCTGCAATTCGCAATGAACTGCCGGATATTTTAGAGGATGCGACAAATGAGTTAACGTATTTAAGTCGGGAGATATTTAATGAGTTATGGCTTGAATTTCAAGTCACAGAAGTGAAGTTTAAAGCGTGTGAAGTTCGCTTAAACACGATGAATAAAGAAAATGAAATATGTGTTCGCTTAGATGAAATATTAGGTATTGGAGCAATCACAGCTAGCGCTACTTATGCAGCTGCAGGAGATGGAAAAGACTTTGTAAATGGTCGACATTTTTCGGCATGGCTTGGGCTTGTTCCTGGGCAGCATTCAACGGGTGGAAAGGCCACCTTACTCGGTATAAGTAAACGCGGTAATAGTTATTTAAGAACACTATACATCCACGGGGCCCGGGCAGTATTAAGGCACAGTGAAAACAAAACTGACCGATTTAGTTTGTGGGCACAAGCGTTAAAATCCCGACGAGGACACAACAAAGCATGCGTTGCTGTGGCGAATAAAATAGCAAGAATGGCTTGGGTAATAATGGCGAAGGGGGAAAGTTATCGCCCGGCTATATAA
- a CDS encoding DUF3450 domain-containing protein codes for MSKLSKKSLIASTIIGALAFSASNFAAADALTELQKAEAQIFKASSKSQSKIDNIYGQTQELLAEYRNTVDEADVLSGYNDHVQLMVDDQKANIQSLQKQIAGIDKTKQGVVPLMYKMIDTLEKFVDLDVPMNIDARKERIAGLRDVMGDSDVSVSEQFRLVLEAYEIEASYGTIFGVYQGELDLGDRMITADFVHMGRISFVAQSLDMKNSWVWNNEKRAWEALGDEYLKPVTDAVRMARKQLPLDLAKLPVFAAGAK; via the coding sequence ATGTCCAAATTAAGCAAGAAAAGCCTTATCGCATCGACGATTATTGGCGCACTAGCATTTTCAGCAAGCAACTTCGCTGCTGCAGACGCATTAACAGAACTACAAAAAGCCGAAGCTCAAATTTTTAAAGCTTCAAGTAAATCACAAAGCAAAATAGACAATATTTACGGACAAACTCAAGAGTTGTTAGCTGAGTACCGTAATACTGTAGATGAAGCTGACGTGTTAAGTGGCTATAACGATCACGTTCAACTTATGGTTGACGATCAAAAAGCTAATATCCAATCATTACAAAAGCAAATTGCTGGTATAGATAAAACCAAGCAAGGCGTAGTACCTTTAATGTACAAAATGATTGACACGTTAGAGAAGTTTGTTGACCTTGATGTTCCTATGAACATTGATGCACGTAAAGAGCGTATTGCTGGTTTACGTGATGTAATGGGTGACTCAGACGTTTCAGTATCTGAACAATTTCGTTTAGTACTTGAAGCTTACGAGATTGAAGCCAGTTACGGCACTATATTCGGTGTGTATCAAGGTGAGCTTGACTTAGGTGATCGTATGATTACTGCAGACTTCGTTCACATGGGTCGTATTTCATTTGTTGCTCAATCACTTGACATGAAAAACTCTTGGGTTTGGAACAATGAGAAACGTGCATGGGAAGCTTTAGGTGACGAATACTTGAAACCTGTGACGGATGCCGTTCGTATGGCTCGTAAGCAATTACCACTTGATCTAGCTAAACTACCCGTATTTGCAGCAGGAGCAAAATAA
- a CDS encoding MotA/TolQ/ExbB proton channel family protein: MKKVINFVLFAASMTVAASASANQLDDLLKQVKNDRISEAKIDKKREAEFTSARSDKQALLNTAKTELANQQARNKRLTKEYAANEITLAQKAVELDNAQGTLGEMFGVSRAAAANAYGSIVTSIVSAEYPGRGETLDKIANSKAIPELEQLEELWFALQTEMTQSGEVSKFTTEVTNLDGSKSTESVTRIGTFNLVSENGYLNYNDEVGQVQPLAKQPAGYIAGAASSFFGVTSGYAPVYVDPSRGAILTLETRKKTLMEFYHEGKEVGYAITVLLVIGLLIALERMIVLGNMSSKIRTQEKNLDQPNDNNPLGRLLKVYFDNKSVDAETLELKLDEAILRETPKVDRGINLIKMFAAIAPLMGLLGTVIGMIMTFQTITLFGTGDPKIMAGNISLALVTTALGLICALPLILIHSIVAGRSKSVLQKLDEQSAGLIAAIAEKESK; the protein is encoded by the coding sequence ATGAAAAAAGTTATTAATTTCGTATTATTTGCTGCTTCAATGACAGTAGCAGCTTCAGCTTCGGCGAATCAGTTAGATGACTTATTAAAACAAGTCAAAAATGATCGTATTTCTGAAGCTAAAATTGATAAAAAACGCGAAGCGGAATTTACTTCTGCACGTTCTGACAAGCAAGCATTATTAAATACAGCTAAAACAGAACTAGCAAATCAACAAGCAAGAAACAAACGTTTAACGAAAGAGTATGCCGCTAACGAAATTACATTAGCGCAAAAAGCTGTAGAGTTAGACAATGCCCAAGGTACTTTAGGTGAAATGTTCGGTGTAAGTCGTGCAGCTGCAGCTAATGCTTACGGTTCAATTGTTACATCAATTGTTTCAGCTGAATATCCAGGTCGTGGTGAAACGTTAGACAAGATTGCTAACTCAAAAGCCATTCCTGAACTTGAGCAACTTGAAGAGTTATGGTTTGCTTTGCAAACTGAAATGACTCAATCAGGTGAAGTTTCTAAGTTTACTACAGAAGTAACTAACTTAGATGGTTCAAAGTCAACTGAATCAGTAACACGTATCGGTACTTTCAACTTAGTATCTGAAAACGGTTACCTAAACTACAACGATGAAGTGGGTCAAGTACAGCCTTTAGCTAAGCAACCTGCTGGTTATATTGCTGGTGCAGCTTCTTCTTTCTTCGGTGTAACTTCAGGTTACGCTCCTGTATATGTGGATCCATCTCGTGGTGCTATCTTAACGCTTGAAACGCGTAAGAAAACACTAATGGAATTCTACCATGAAGGTAAAGAAGTTGGTTATGCTATCACTGTATTGTTAGTTATTGGTCTACTTATTGCTTTAGAGCGTATGATTGTTCTTGGTAACATGAGTTCTAAAATTCGCACTCAAGAGAAGAACCTTGATCAACCGAATGACAACAATCCACTTGGCCGTTTGTTAAAAGTTTACTTTGACAACAAATCGGTTGATGCAGAAACACTTGAACTTAAACTTGATGAAGCTATCTTACGTGAAACACCGAAAGTTGACCGTGGTATTAACTTAATCAAAATGTTCGCTGCAATTGCACCACTAATGGGTCTATTAGGTACAGTAATCGGTATGATTATGACGTTCCAAACGATTACATTGTTTGGTACAGGTGACCCGAAAATTATGGCGGGTAACATCTCACTAGCACTTGTAACAACTGCTCTAGGTCTGATTTGTGCATTACCACTAATCTTAATCCACAGCATCGTAGCTGGTAGAAGTAAATCTGTACTACAAAAATTAGACGAGCAAAGCGCTGGCTTAATCGCTGCTATTGCCGAGAAGGAGTCTAAATAA
- a CDS encoding DsbA family protein has product MCSWCWGYAPTWQRLKKELAPHVDIIYGLGGLAKDSDEIMPEEMQTFLQQTWRNISQQLGTEFNYDFWQQCLPRRSTYPACRATIVARGSDKEQAMLTAIQHAYYLHAKNPSDLDTLHALAVEIGLDSSDFLTQMNSAQVDHIFKKEMTTMRNLSFNGFPSLVLVQNHATNTIPIDYKDWRKSYELILSKI; this is encoded by the coding sequence ATGTGCAGTTGGTGTTGGGGGTATGCTCCTACATGGCAACGACTGAAAAAAGAGCTCGCGCCTCATGTTGATATTATTTATGGTCTTGGTGGATTGGCAAAAGACAGTGATGAAATCATGCCCGAAGAAATGCAAACCTTCTTACAGCAAACTTGGCGCAATATCTCTCAACAGTTAGGTACGGAATTCAATTATGATTTTTGGCAACAATGTCTACCAAGGCGATCTACTTATCCAGCTTGTCGAGCGACAATAGTTGCAAGAGGCAGTGACAAAGAGCAGGCCATGTTAACGGCTATTCAGCACGCTTATTATTTGCATGCAAAAAATCCATCAGATTTAGATACATTACATGCATTGGCCGTTGAAATTGGTTTAGACAGTAGTGACTTTTTAACACAAATGAATAGCGCTCAAGTTGATCATATTTTCAAAAAAGAAATGACAACAATGAGAAATTTGTCGTTCAACGGCTTTCCCTCTTTAGTGTTAGTTCAAAATCATGCTACTAATACAATCCCCATCGATTATAAAGATTGGCGTAAAAGCTATGAGTTAATATTATCCAAAATTTAG
- the apt gene encoding adenine phosphoribosyltransferase produces the protein MTETEINTLKSAIHTIPDYPKIGIMFRDVTGILDDADAFKLTIDILADKFKDGGYTKIVGTEARGFLFGAPLALAMGLGFVPVRKPGKLPRATYMQDYQLEYGHDTLEIHQDALTEHDNVLIVDDLLATGGTIEATTKLIRRLGAKVTDAAFVISLPDLGGEKKLEDMNLSVFSLLQYAGD, from the coding sequence ATGACTGAAACAGAAATTAACACACTCAAATCCGCAATTCACACCATTCCTGATTATCCTAAAATCGGTATTATGTTTAGAGACGTAACCGGGATATTGGATGATGCAGACGCATTCAAACTCACCATAGATATTTTAGCTGATAAATTTAAAGATGGTGGCTATACCAAAATTGTTGGTACTGAAGCGCGAGGGTTTCTTTTTGGTGCGCCATTAGCACTAGCAATGGGCTTAGGATTTGTTCCTGTACGTAAGCCAGGTAAGTTGCCAAGAGCTACTTATATGCAAGATTATCAGCTAGAGTATGGGCACGACACTTTAGAAATCCATCAAGATGCGCTAACAGAGCACGATAATGTTTTGATTGTCGATGACTTACTGGCGACTGGTGGCACTATAGAAGCTACAACCAAGTTGATAAGACGCTTAGGTGCAAAAGTAACTGATGCTGCATTTGTTATATCTTTACCGGACTTAGGCGGTGAAAAAAAACTCGAAGATATGAATTTATCTGTATTTTCATTATTGCAATATGCTGGCGATTAA
- a CDS encoding YbaB/EbfC family nucleoid-associated protein, with product MMMKGGMGNLMKQAQQMQAKMAKAQEELANMEVTGESGAGMVKVTMTGNHNVRRVVIDDSLMADDKDMLEDLVAAAMNDAVRRVEEQNKDKMGALTGGMQMPPGMKMPF from the coding sequence ATTATGATGAAAGGTGGCATGGGCAACTTAATGAAGCAAGCCCAACAAATGCAAGCTAAAATGGCAAAAGCACAAGAAGAGCTAGCCAATATGGAAGTAACGGGCGAGTCTGGTGCCGGCATGGTTAAAGTGACTATGACAGGTAACCATAACGTTCGTCGCGTAGTTATCGACGATAGCTTAATGGCCGATGACAAAGATATGCTTGAAGATCTAGTCGCAGCAGCAATGAATGATGCTGTGCGTCGTGTAGAAGAGCAAAATAAAGATAAGATGGGTGCACTAACTGGTGGAATGCAAATGCCTCCAGGGATGAAAATGCCGTTTTAA
- a CDS encoding biopolymer transporter ExbD, producing the protein MARKRIREDEEAVIDMTPMLDIVFIMLIFFIVTTSFVKEAGIEVNKPKAANQSKQKSANIFVAIKDNGEIWLDKRRVDVERVAANIEKLLAEQPTDVVIIQADKDAKHGVVVKVMDAIKEAGIDRISIAAAKG; encoded by the coding sequence ATGGCACGTAAACGTATTCGTGAGGACGAAGAAGCAGTTATAGATATGACACCGATGCTTGACATCGTATTCATTATGCTGATTTTCTTTATCGTAACTACTTCTTTTGTTAAAGAAGCTGGTATTGAAGTTAATAAACCTAAAGCGGCAAATCAATCTAAACAAAAGTCAGCTAATATCTTTGTTGCAATAAAAGATAATGGCGAAATTTGGTTAGACAAGCGTCGTGTAGATGTTGAACGCGTAGCGGCCAATATTGAAAAATTATTGGCTGAGCAACCAACTGACGTTGTAATCATTCAAGCTGACAAAGACGCAAAACATGGCGTAGTTGTTAAAGTAATGGATGCAATTAAAGAAGCGGGCATAGACAGAATTTCTATCGCTGCAGCTAAGGGGTAG
- a CDS encoding energy transducer TonB, translated as MVRFLVSILLGAAVTFALFAFMAFLVSSGDRTKEEALENIIVEVNTTPPKSAAERRQRVPPPPPPPPKTPPKPQAPEPETNNDSGGLTFNMPGVQLAGANAGISAPGAGFGRDGDATPIVRIEPKYPIQAARDGKEGWVTLSFTINEIGGVEDVDVIEAEPKRVFDKEAKRALRKWKYKPKVVDGKAMRQPGLTVRLDFKMDGGN; from the coding sequence ATGGTTCGCTTTTTAGTATCTATACTACTAGGCGCGGCAGTAACATTTGCTTTGTTTGCTTTTATGGCGTTCCTTGTTTCTAGCGGTGATAGAACCAAGGAAGAAGCCTTAGAAAACATCATAGTAGAAGTTAATACGACGCCACCTAAGTCAGCTGCAGAACGCCGTCAACGTGTTCCGCCGCCGCCGCCGCCGCCGCCTAAAACGCCACCTAAGCCTCAAGCTCCAGAGCCTGAGACTAATAACGACTCAGGTGGATTAACGTTTAATATGCCTGGTGTACAGTTAGCCGGAGCAAATGCGGGTATTTCTGCACCTGGTGCTGGATTTGGTCGTGACGGAGATGCAACACCGATAGTTCGTATTGAGCCTAAATACCCAATACAAGCTGCTCGTGATGGTAAAGAAGGTTGGGTTACGCTTTCATTTACTATCAATGAGATTGGTGGTGTAGAAGACGTTGATGTTATTGAAGCTGAGCCAAAGCGCGTTTTCGACAAAGAAGCTAAAAGAGCTTTGCGAAAATGGAAGTACAAACCGAAAGTTGTTGATGGTAAAGCTATGAGACAACCAGGTTTGACTGTTCGACTTGACTTTAAAATGGACGGAGGGAATTAG
- a CDS encoding MotA/TolQ/ExbB proton channel family protein yields the protein MLFLIELWESVRSFIATGGNVLYVVAFALLLMWIMMIERYWFLSKVYPKMKDDIVGRWDAREDTTSWYAHRIRDTWISEATELLEQRMLTIRTLVAMCPLIGLLGTVTGMIGVFEVMAQQGTGNPRLMASGISMATIPTMAGMVAALSGVFFSSRLDAKVKLAKAKLVDSLPHH from the coding sequence ATGTTATTCCTGATAGAGCTTTGGGAATCTGTCAGGAGTTTTATTGCGACTGGCGGTAACGTGCTGTACGTTGTTGCCTTCGCACTCTTATTGATGTGGATAATGATGATAGAACGTTATTGGTTCTTATCAAAAGTTTATCCAAAAATGAAAGACGATATCGTCGGACGTTGGGATGCGAGAGAAGATACTACTTCTTGGTATGCACATCGAATTAGAGATACTTGGATCTCCGAAGCGACAGAACTACTAGAGCAACGTATGCTCACAATTAGAACCTTGGTGGCAATGTGTCCACTAATTGGTTTACTTGGTACCGTAACCGGCATGATCGGTGTGTTTGAAGTAATGGCACAACAAGGTACTGGTAATCCGCGTCTGATGGCGTCTGGTATATCAATGGCAACAATTCCCACTATGGCGGGCATGGTTGCAGCATTATCAGGAGTGTTTTTCAGTTCAAGGTTAGACGCTAAAGTTAAACTAGCAAAGGCTAAACTGGTTGACAGTTTACCTCATCACTAG
- the dnaX gene encoding DNA polymerase III subunit gamma/tau translates to MSYQVLARKWRPKSFSELMGQEHVVTVLVNALTQKRLHHAYLFTGTRGVGKTTIARIFAKSLNCETGITATPCGVCDACVDIDQGKFVDLLEIDAASRTKVDDTREILDNVQYAPTRGRYKVYLIDEVHMLSKSSFNALLKTLEEPPEHVKFILATTDPQKLPVTVLSRCLQFHLKALTINQISDKVIEILHQESVSFDDEAIALLAKAARGSMRDCLSLTDQCIAQGNGNITRVDVQQMLGGVDRDWVFKILVALLKQDATALMQLSLSIASYAPSYSRLSAELIQLLHQIAMTQVVEANFSLPTEHQQLLTRFCQLMSPEDVQLYYQIVLTARKDLPYADDEQAAFDMMLLRLLAFKPVVNNQDLPVAVIEESNELINKELDQLTLGESASIVIADDLAANNLQTTNSITISEPELSHSTQEDVLLGNDPFNSDFTDTAPMDSNAAQPHASALQVENTASEDTSMLSEHESKTNDALAAEMLAIEQQAGSLTEQIPESQILQPQQNITDESISHQNTAAIEDDRSVVSTTNEIADLPQGNNDKKSFSSPVAAAIATRNMLRSRKKSMEEGGKKPNGAKVRPISETSDDTSVEAVTNNVVEQPNVPDLATLPEQPYSEDVINPATIKLANQVDKWAHMIDSMSLIARLRQLAIHATVDEASTDDVLILQLDQSIKHLNSDAAHKQLEARISEYLQRQVTVELNIVEKTVADPYQIQSDINAKRYEYAKQVLADDEIVIALQQQFQAELDQETIVAR, encoded by the coding sequence ATGAGCTATCAGGTTTTAGCAAGAAAATGGCGACCCAAATCCTTTAGTGAGCTAATGGGCCAAGAGCATGTCGTTACTGTTTTGGTTAATGCACTCACCCAAAAGCGTTTACATCACGCCTATTTATTCACTGGAACGCGAGGTGTTGGTAAAACGACCATTGCGAGAATTTTTGCTAAAAGCCTAAATTGCGAAACAGGTATCACAGCAACACCTTGTGGAGTTTGTGACGCTTGTGTTGATATTGACCAAGGTAAATTTGTTGATTTACTTGAAATTGATGCAGCTTCTCGCACAAAAGTTGACGATACACGTGAAATATTAGACAACGTACAATATGCGCCAACAAGAGGCCGATATAAGGTCTACTTAATTGATGAAGTGCATATGCTGTCAAAAAGCAGTTTCAATGCCTTATTAAAGACACTGGAAGAGCCGCCAGAGCATGTTAAGTTTATTCTTGCCACGACTGATCCCCAAAAGCTACCAGTCACAGTGCTTTCTCGCTGTTTACAATTTCACTTAAAAGCGCTAACAATTAATCAAATTAGCGATAAAGTGATAGAGATTCTACATCAAGAATCGGTATCATTTGATGACGAAGCTATAGCACTTTTAGCTAAAGCTGCACGCGGTAGTATGCGTGACTGCTTAAGTTTAACAGACCAATGCATTGCGCAAGGTAATGGCAATATTACCCGAGTTGACGTGCAGCAAATGTTAGGCGGAGTTGACAGAGACTGGGTATTTAAAATTCTCGTCGCTTTATTAAAACAAGACGCCACAGCTTTAATGCAGCTTTCCCTGTCAATTGCTTCATATGCACCAAGTTACAGCCGATTATCCGCAGAGCTGATCCAATTGTTACACCAAATAGCAATGACACAAGTCGTTGAAGCTAACTTTAGTTTACCGACAGAGCATCAACAACTGTTAACCCGATTTTGCCAATTAATGTCGCCTGAAGATGTTCAGCTTTATTATCAGATAGTTTTAACAGCTAGAAAAGATTTACCTTATGCAGATGATGAACAGGCTGCATTTGACATGATGCTATTAAGGTTGTTAGCGTTCAAACCCGTTGTCAATAATCAAGATTTACCGGTTGCAGTGATTGAAGAATCTAATGAACTGATAAATAAAGAACTTGATCAACTGACACTTGGTGAGTCAGCATCAATAGTCATAGCTGATGATTTAGCAGCTAACAACCTTCAGACTACAAATAGTATAACTATCTCTGAGCCAGAGCTGTCGCATTCAACGCAAGAAGACGTATTATTAGGAAACGACCCGTTTAATTCAGATTTTACGGATACAGCACCGATGGATAGTAATGCAGCACAACCACATGCTAGTGCTCTTCAAGTAGAAAATACGGCGAGTGAAGATACTAGCATGTTGTCAGAGCATGAATCTAAGACCAATGACGCATTAGCAGCAGAGATGTTAGCAATTGAGCAGCAAGCCGGTTCGCTTACTGAGCAAATACCTGAGTCGCAAATATTACAACCTCAGCAGAATATTACCGATGAAAGTATTTCTCATCAAAACACTGCCGCTATAGAAGATGACAGATCGGTTGTTTCTACAACTAACGAAATTGCTGATTTACCACAAGGTAATAACGATAAAAAGTCATTTTCATCGCCAGTGGCTGCTGCAATCGCTACTCGTAATATGTTGAGAAGCAGGAAAAAGTCGATGGAGGAGGGCGGAAAAAAGCCTAATGGGGCTAAAGTGCGTCCCATATCAGAGACAAGTGACGATACGAGTGTGGAAGCGGTTACAAATAATGTTGTAGAACAGCCCAATGTACCTGATTTAGCCACATTACCTGAGCAACCTTATAGCGAAGATGTTATTAATCCCGCAACCATAAAGTTAGCAAACCAGGTCGATAAATGGGCACACATGATTGACAGCATGTCCTTAATCGCTCGTTTAAGGCAGTTAGCCATTCATGCGACGGTTGATGAAGCCTCGACAGACGATGTGTTGATATTACAATTAGATCAATCGATAAAGCACTTAAATAGTGATGCAGCACATAAGCAATTAGAAGCAAGAATATCTGAATATTTACAGCGACAGGTTACCGTTGAATTAAATATTGTTGAAAAAACAGTGGCTGATCCCTATCAAATTCAATCAGATATTAATGCGAAACGTTATGAATACGCAAAGCAAGTGTTAGCTGATGATGAAATAGTAATTGCCTTGCAACAACAATTTCAAGCTGAGCTTGATCAAGAAACTATCGTAGCGCGATAA
- a CDS encoding beta-ketoacyl-ACP synthase 3 has product MTYAAITGWGKCLPPAILTNDDLATFLETDDEWITSRTGMKERRISHVTVSELAHVACARALAAAGKTAKDVELIVFGSTTFDEICPNAASNVQRLLGAENAACIDVSTACTGGMYSLSVATSMIKSGVVKSALIIGAETISPIMDWSNRDVAVLFGDGAAALYLEESAEETGVITQALGCYGESRDILSVQGWGMKYANKGRLLGQSNWAFLGQEIFKKAVAGMAQACDKALTQAQLSADQISSVVPHQANLRIIDTLVKRLKVDKDKVFINIHKYGNMSAATTLVAFVEAIEEGFIAKQSYVLLPAFGGGLTWSAHVVKWGDRTHALSTTDVDLPECKQSGLALVQDIIAAKSV; this is encoded by the coding sequence ATGACATACGCAGCAATTACCGGTTGGGGCAAGTGCTTACCGCCCGCTATCCTTACCAATGATGACTTAGCGACGTTTCTAGAAACAGATGATGAATGGATCACTTCTAGAACCGGCATGAAAGAGCGAAGAATTTCTCATGTTACCGTGAGTGAATTAGCGCATGTTGCCTGTGCACGAGCATTGGCTGCTGCGGGAAAAACAGCTAAAGATGTTGAGTTAATTGTGTTTGGTAGCACGACATTTGATGAAATTTGTCCTAATGCAGCCTCAAATGTTCAACGTTTACTGGGGGCTGAAAATGCCGCTTGTATCGATGTAAGTACGGCATGTACCGGTGGTATGTATAGCTTAAGTGTTGCAACATCTATGATCAAAAGTGGTGTGGTTAAATCTGCATTGATAATAGGTGCTGAAACTATTTCACCTATTATGGACTGGAGTAATCGAGATGTCGCTGTATTATTTGGTGATGGCGCTGCAGCACTTTATTTAGAAGAAAGTGCTGAAGAAACGGGTGTTATAACACAAGCTTTAGGCTGCTATGGTGAATCTAGAGATATTCTTTCCGTTCAAGGCTGGGGCATGAAATATGCCAACAAAGGCCGTTTGCTCGGTCAAAGCAATTGGGCGTTTTTAGGGCAAGAAATTTTCAAAAAAGCAGTTGCTGGCATGGCTCAAGCGTGTGATAAAGCATTAACGCAAGCGCAATTGAGTGCCGACCAAATATCAAGTGTTGTTCCTCACCAAGCTAATTTACGCATCATTGATACCTTAGTAAAACGTTTAAAAGTAGACAAAGATAAAGTATTTATCAATATTCATAAATATGGCAATATGTCGGCGGCAACAACCTTAGTGGCATTTGTAGAAGCGATAGAAGAAGGTTTTATTGCTAAGCAGTCTTATGTGTTGCTTCCTGCCTTTGGTGGTGGTTTAACCTGGAGCGCCCATGTCGTAAAATGGGGCGATAGAACCCATGCTTTATCAACAACAGATGTTGATTTACCCGAATGTAAACAATCTGGTTTAGCACTAGTTCAAGATATTATTGCTGCCAAATCTGTTTAA
- a CDS encoding hotdog domain-containing protein, with protein sequence MRFLSRRLILPNDLNYANSLFGGRALAWIDEEAAIYAICQLETNCLVTKHIGAINFESPAQQGDVVEFGLSTKSVGKTSITITCMMRNKITKKTICLADDIVFVQVDPETKLPIPHGKTLASLTDPFED encoded by the coding sequence ATGCGCTTTCTCTCTCGTCGGCTAATTTTGCCGAATGATTTAAATTATGCCAATTCATTATTTGGTGGCAGAGCACTAGCTTGGATTGACGAAGAAGCTGCCATCTATGCAATATGTCAACTTGAAACAAACTGTTTGGTCACTAAGCACATCGGTGCGATTAATTTTGAATCGCCTGCTCAACAAGGTGATGTCGTAGAGTTTGGGTTATCAACTAAGTCGGTTGGTAAAACGTCGATTACCATTACTTGTATGATGCGTAACAAAATTACTAAAAAAACTATATGTTTAGCTGATGATATTGTTTTTGTTCAAGTGGATCCTGAAACTAAACTCCCGATCCCACACGGTAAAACGTTAGCTTCTTTGACTGACCCTTTTGAAGATTAA